TTTAATATACGCCTATGAAAAAATCATTTACCACGCGGCTGGCTTCAATTGGAGGGGTTTTCTTTGTTCTCTCGGTCTTAATTCCTTCCTCGGCTTTAGCCGACGGTCCAGCTGTCTGCGGGCCAAATAACCAACCTTGCCCCCCAGTCTGTGGCCCAAACAACCAGCCTTGTCCGCCTCTGGTTTGCGACCAAAACCACCCCTGCCCCCCAGTCTGCGGGCCAAACAACCAACCTTGTCCCCAACCGAATAATCCGTCCCCGACTCCTCCGGTTTGCGGCCCGAACAACCCGTGTCCTCCTGTCCGGGTACCGGATCGCCCTCGGGTTACTCCTCCGGCCAAATGCGCTAAGCGCCCGGCTCCAGCCTTGCCCAGGTGCGATTTAAGATGGGAAGGTTACATGAACGCGATCCGGGTAAACCGGTATTATGACTGGAAGAACATGGTCAATCCGAATAACGAAATTTTCGGTTATATTAATAACCGGGAAAAATTCAATAAATTCGCGACCATGCTCCGCTATTTCTATTTCCCCGGAAAAGACAGCGTCGATAAAGCCGATGTAATCCGTAGAGAACTGGGCCTTCCGAGTTTTGAATACATGATCCAAAACGACATGATGCCGGTTTGCCGGAAATAACCGCGAATTTATTTGAAATTGAAAGAAAAGCAACATAAAAATGGCCGCGAAGGGCCATTTTTATAATTCGAAACTGGTAATAAATCAATTTAACAGTTTCCAGCTTAACCAGATTCCCAGCACTCCGCCTAAAAATGAGCAAAAAATCGAGATCAAATCAAAAATCCCGGCGCCAAAAATCGTCGGGATATAACCGCCGATTGTCGCCCCAAATACCATTCCGAGCATGACCGTCTTTTTACCCATACGCTTTTTACTTCGATTGGATTAAGGCCTTCTCCGCGAGAGAGATATCGGCATATCATTCTTTTTACATATTAACACAATAATCCGCACCAAAAAAGCCTAAAGCCGGCTATTATCCATTCATTAATGCTATGTTTGAGCTTAGGCAGCGCAAAAACGGGCCGGGGTATAGACAAGGAAGTTTATTTGTGCTAGTATTAAAGGGTTAGTTTAACTACTGACCGCCCCGCCATCCGCCCTCTGGCGGAATAGGGGTGACGAATATTATAGTGTAGAGATAAAGTCGAATTTCTACTTACTTAGTATTCACTTTATTAACTTTATCTTTACATCGTATGCAAGGAACCATCAAAAAACTGACTGATAAAAACTTCGGTTTTATCGCTCAAGAAGACGGCGCTCCGGATTTGTTTTTCCACGCCAACAATCTTGACGGCGTTGAATTCAGCCAGTTAAGAGAAGGCGATGCCGTTACTTTCGAGGTTGAAAAAACCCCAAAAGGAAACGCGGCCGTCCAGGTTAAAAAAGTCTAATACTTTTTTACAATATAAAAACATCCCGCGCTATGTGGGATGTTTTTTGTTTGATAATTTTTAGGCTCTAGTATGAAGAGGCTTTTTGGTTTCTCGCCCCCCGCCACTTGCCCGCGGGCCGGGACGAAGATTTTCTTTTATTCCTATTATACGGATTATACCGGTCCGGAGAATTTTCTACGGCCGCATTCGAATTGTCGTCGTAATTAATTTTACTCCGTTGTCCAAAGCCGCCTGGCCTCGGTGGCTTGTTGCCAAAGCTATTGCCGGCCTTACTGCCAAAATCATGGGACGGCTTACCGGCCCGCTGGCTAAAACCCTGGCCCGGCCTCTGGCTCTCGTATGGCCGGTATGGCCTGGCATTGCCCCGGGCCCTAAAGCCCCGGCCGCCGCCTTTACCCGCTCCCCGCGCCTTTCCGGTTACATACTTCTCTAGAGTTGCCCGGGCAAAAGCCTCTTTCATACTGGCCGGATCAAGGGCCTCCCCGTTCGGCCGGGTAACATTCAAAGTTTTTTTAATCAGTCTTTCAATATCCCGGATATCCCGCATCTGGCTCGGTAAGGCAAAAGAAACTGCTTTGCCGCTTTTTCCGGCGCGGCCGGTCCGGCCGATGCGGTGGACGTAATCTTCCGAGTTTTCCGGCAAGTCATAATTAATAACCAATTCAATCCCTTTAACGTCAATTCCCCGCGCGGCAATATCGGTCGCAACAAGCACCCGGTATTGGCCTAACTTAAAACCATTCAACGCGGCCCGGCGCTGGATCAGCGACCGGTTGGAATGAATTTCCGTAGCGCTAAACCCGGCCATCCTGATTTTTTGGGTCAAGTTTTTTACGCTGTGCTTAGTCCGGCAAAACATAAGGATTGAGCCTTTGGTTTCGCCAAGGATTTTTTTCAGCTGCCCGAATTTTGAATCCCGGTCAATAACAATAATTTCATGTTCCACGTTTTCCGCGGCAGTCCCAGCCGGAGCTACTTCGATTCTAATCGGCAAAGCCATATACTCGGTAGCGATTTTCATGATTTGGTTCGGCATGGTAGCGGAAAAAAGCATGGTTTGTCTTTTCTTTGGAACAAGTTTTAAAATTTCTTTAATCTGCGGCAAAAATCCCATATCAAGCATCATATCGGCTTCGTCTAAGACTAAAATTTTTACGTCGTTTAATTTTACTGTACCTCTTTTTGCATGGTCAGCGAGGCGCCCGGGAGTGGCGACAATAATATGCGGGTTGCGCCGGAGAGCGCCGAGCTGGCGTCCCATAGCTTCCCCGCCGATTAAAACAGCGGTCCTAAGGCCCATCTTATTACCGATAATCCTTAAATGTTCATCCACCTGCAAAGCTAGTTCGCGGGTCGGTAAAACAACCAGCCCCTTGCCTTTATTAGTAGCCAAAAGCTGGAGCATAGGAATGCCAAAGGCTAAAGTTTTGCCGGTTCCGGTTTGCGCGATCCCGACCAAATCCTTCCCTTCTAAACTGGTAGGGATGGATTGT
This genomic interval from Patescibacteria group bacterium contains the following:
- a CDS encoding cold shock domain-containing protein: MQGTIKKLTDKNFGFIAQEDGAPDLFFHANNLDGVEFSQLREGDAVTFEVEKTPKGNAAVQVKKV
- a CDS encoding DEAD/DEAH box helicase, which gives rise to MMKTEQTEALSFSGLGIAPTLLDILAGLNYSTPTPIQVQSIPTSLEGKDLVGIAQTGTGKTLAFGIPMLQLLATNKGKGLVVLPTRELALQVDEHLRIIGNKMGLRTAVLIGGEAMGRQLGALRRNPHIIVATPGRLADHAKRGTVKLNDVKILVLDEADMMLDMGFLPQIKEILKLVPKKRQTMLFSATMPNQIMKIATEYMALPIRIEVAPAGTAAENVEHEIIVIDRDSKFGQLKKILGETKGSILMFCRTKHSVKNLTQKIRMAGFSATEIHSNRSLIQRRAALNGFKLGQYRVLVATDIAARGIDVKGIELVINYDLPENSEDYVHRIGRTGRAGKSGKAVSFALPSQMRDIRDIERLIKKTLNVTRPNGEALDPASMKEAFARATLEKYVTGKARGAGKGGGRGFRARGNARPYRPYESQRPGQGFSQRAGKPSHDFGSKAGNSFGNKPPRPGGFGQRSKINYDDNSNAAVENSPDRYNPYNRNKRKSSSRPAGKWRGARNQKASSY